In Vicia villosa cultivar HV-30 ecotype Madison, WI unplaced genomic scaffold, Vvil1.0 ctg.000025F_1_1, whole genome shotgun sequence, one genomic interval encodes:
- the LOC131622223 gene encoding uncharacterized protein LOC131622223 yields MDSSCYSNDAVSGFKDKESMVDPFLVEALQNPRHRLTILRMELDIQKFLNNAEQQHFEFQHFPSSYLRLAAHRVAQHYSMQTMVQDNGLDGQSKILVRKLPESKYPVVRLSEIPVKQLDSEKSEQKKIVIRPRPHNSGLNGANDSARKGNPLRSVEERKEEYDRARARIFNGSTSFDSGDTPTLVPIDGRSSLMSKDESETSKISMTDSERFISVRDNSYPRVAIIRDREKDRSDPDYDRSYGRYARSLSASAVNLVPFNLPKAQPSFAQYDVTFNQLGQMSQTQASLGYGPPSTPIMSPFCTPGLNPASGDGAYLQWPSPTMMYAHSYDQFRHAVYQAPFGQPLSFDYSQNY; encoded by the exons ATGGATTCATCCTGTTACTCCAACGATGCAGTTTCTGGGTTCAAAGATAAGGAGTCAATGGTTGACCCGTTCTTGGTTGAAGCTCTTCAGAACCCTCGTCATCGTCTTACCA TTCTGCGGATGGAGCTGGATATCCAAAAATTTCTGAATAATGCTGAGCAACAGCATTTTGAGTTTCAACATTTCCCTTCTTCTTATCTCAGATTGGCTGCACATCGTGTTGCTCAACACTACAGTATGCAGACAATGGTTCAAGATAATGGCTTAGATGGGCAGAGTAAAATTCTGGTCAGAAAGTTACCTGAAAGCAAGTATCCTGTGGTTCGCTTATCTGAAATACCTGTAAAACAGTTGGACAGTGAGAAATCTGAGCAGAAAAAAATCGTCATTCGACCCAGGCCTCATAATTCTGGTTTGAATGGAGCCAATGATTCTGCTAGAAAAGGAAATCCTCTAAGAAGCGTGGAAGAGAGGAAGGAGGAATATGATCGGGCAAGAGCACGTATCTTTAATGGCTCTACAAGCTTTGATTCAGGTGATACCCCGACTTTGGTCCCAATAGATGGGAGAAGTTCTTTAATGAGCAAGGACGAGAGTGAAACTAGCAAAATCTCCATGACTGATTCTGAAAGATTCATTAGTGTGAGGGATAATAGTTATCCTCGAGTTGCCATTATCAGAGATAGGGAAAAGGATCGAAGTGATCCAGATTATGATCGTAGCTATGGAAG GTATGCTAGGAGTCTCTCAGCCTCTGCAGTTAATTTGGTGCCCTTTAATTTGCCAAAAGCTCAACCTTCATTTGCTCAGTATGACGTTACTTTTAATCAGTTGGGTCAGATGTCACAAACTCAGGCTTCACTTGGATATGGACCTCCCTCAACTCCGATAATGAGCCCTTTTTGTACCCCGGGATTGAATCCAGCATCTGGAGATGGTGCTTACCTACAGTGGCCAAGTCCTACAATGATGTATGCACATTCATATGACCAATTTAGACATGCTGTTTACCAG GCTCCATTTGGTCAACCGTTGAGCTTTGATTATTCACAGAACTATTAG
- the LOC131622241 gene encoding uncharacterized protein LOC131622241: PYKPPIPYPQRLAKSKTEAQFKRFVELLKQLNITIPFTEAITEMPSYDNETVTLTAECSAIIQNNMPPKLKDPGSFSIPCVIGKTIIEKALCDLGASVSLMPLSTCKKLNLGELKATRMSLQLADRSVKYPVGMLENIPVRVGQFYIPTDFIIMDIQEDSNIPIILGRPFLATAGAIIDVKRGKLTFEVGEEKIEFILSQFLKAPSIID; encoded by the exons ccttataagccaccaattccttaccctcagagattagctaaatcaaaaaccgaagcgcaatttaaaagatttgtagaacttctgaaacaattaaacataaccataccgttcacagaagccataaccgaAATGCCTTCAtac gataatgaaactgtaacgcttaccgctgaatgtagcgctatcatccaaaacaacatgcctcccaaactaaaagatcctggtagtttctctataccctgcgtaataggaaaaaccatcatagagaaagccttgtgcgacttaggagccagtgttagtttgatgcctctttcaacctgtaagaagctaaatctaggtgagcttaaggcaacgagaatgtctcttcaactagctgaccgctcagttaaataccctgtaggaatgttagaaaatatccctgttcgtgtaggccaattctacatcccaactgacttcatcataatggatatccaagaagattctaacatcccgatcatattaggaagaccattcttagcaaccgctggtgcaattatagacgtcaagcgaggaaagcttactttcgaagtaggagaagagaaaatagaatttattctttcccaattcctaaaagcaccttctataattgac